A single genomic interval of Saccharothrix saharensis harbors:
- a CDS encoding DUF485 domain-containing protein has product MSTSEQHSPTDAQGNHDWVEVQNSPDFRELRRRLRTFVFPMAGLFLAWYLLYVLLADYAHGFMSTKVFGNINVGLILGLLQFVSTFVITTLYVRHANKKLDPLAEKLRNELEGGQA; this is encoded by the coding sequence GTGAGCACCTCTGAGCAGCACTCCCCAACCGACGCCCAGGGCAACCACGACTGGGTGGAGGTGCAGAACAGCCCCGACTTCCGCGAGCTCCGCCGGCGGCTGCGCACCTTCGTCTTCCCCATGGCCGGCCTGTTCCTGGCCTGGTACCTGCTGTACGTCCTGCTCGCCGACTACGCCCACGGGTTCATGTCGACGAAGGTCTTCGGCAACATCAACGTCGGCCTGATCCTCGGGCTGCTGCAGTTCGTGTCGACGTTCGTCATCACGACGCTGTACGTGCGCCACGCGAACAAGAAACTCGACCCCCTGGCGGAGAAGCTCCGCAACGAGCTCGAAGGGGGGCAGGCGTGA
- a CDS encoding cation acetate symporter produces the protein MAVLTFSLGYVGSRRANTTPDFLVARRAVPATRNAAAISGEYLSAASFLGVAGLVLKDGVDALWYPIGFTAGYLAMMLFVAAPLRRSGAYTLPDFAEARLGPSNLRKFCTFFVICIGVLYLVPQLQSAGLTLNTITGLPAWLGGVVVTVIVVVNVLGGGMRAITLVQAFQYWGKLFAIAAPTFVLFTLFLAGPGNGAQPVDASGVLRFPERVEVTTVDPVRVRVDVPMELSATGLVDGYPTDGRVYWTPGLYEVGPDTELRFAAGSPVPVVEGSPTSNHDWLRPQTEGLSGLFETYSLIFATFLGTMGLPHVLVRFYTNPDGRAARRTALHVLYLLGLFYLFPTVLGVISRQYLPQLLVTGKTDAAVLLLPTTMQPNLLGQVLGAVVAAGAFAAFLSTSSGLLVSVAGVVSTDILPGKVRDFRWATVLTGAVAIGLALVLPRADASLTVAMSFALAASTFCPLLLLGIWWRGLTWVGAMAGLVVGGGLVIASQVVTVVSSYTGQWAPSVFSQPALVTVPVAFLTMVMISKLTARRKPEDVNQILLRFHAPDPLGFMRDRESRFGGTEENSRAARGDDVSPSS, from the coding sequence ATGGCGGTGCTGACGTTCTCGTTGGGCTACGTGGGTTCCCGCCGCGCGAACACGACCCCGGACTTCCTGGTGGCCCGCCGCGCCGTGCCGGCCACCCGCAACGCCGCCGCGATCTCCGGCGAGTACCTGTCGGCCGCGTCGTTCCTGGGCGTGGCGGGGCTGGTGCTCAAGGACGGCGTGGACGCGCTGTGGTACCCGATCGGCTTCACCGCGGGGTACCTGGCGATGATGCTGTTCGTGGCCGCGCCGCTGCGGCGGTCGGGCGCGTACACGTTGCCGGACTTCGCCGAGGCGCGGCTGGGACCGTCGAACCTGCGGAAGTTCTGCACGTTCTTCGTGATCTGCATCGGCGTGCTGTACCTGGTGCCGCAGTTGCAGTCGGCCGGGTTGACGCTGAACACGATCACCGGCCTGCCCGCGTGGCTGGGCGGTGTGGTCGTGACCGTGATCGTGGTGGTGAACGTGCTCGGCGGCGGGATGCGCGCGATCACACTGGTGCAGGCGTTCCAGTACTGGGGCAAGCTGTTCGCCATCGCCGCGCCGACGTTCGTGCTGTTCACGTTGTTCCTGGCCGGGCCGGGCAACGGGGCGCAGCCGGTGGACGCCTCGGGCGTGCTGCGGTTCCCGGAGCGGGTCGAGGTGACCACGGTCGACCCGGTGCGGGTGCGCGTCGACGTGCCCATGGAGCTGTCCGCGACCGGGCTGGTGGACGGCTACCCGACCGACGGCCGGGTGTACTGGACGCCCGGCCTGTACGAAGTGGGCCCGGACACCGAGCTGCGGTTCGCGGCGGGTTCGCCGGTGCCGGTGGTGGAGGGCTCGCCGACTTCGAACCACGACTGGCTGCGGCCGCAGACCGAGGGCCTGTCCGGGCTGTTCGAGACGTACTCGCTGATCTTCGCCACGTTCCTGGGCACGATGGGGCTGCCGCACGTGCTGGTGCGGTTCTACACCAACCCGGACGGTCGGGCGGCGCGGCGCACGGCGCTGCACGTGCTGTACCTGCTGGGGCTGTTCTACCTGTTCCCGACGGTGCTGGGCGTGATCTCGCGCCAGTACCTGCCGCAGTTGCTGGTGACGGGGAAGACGGACGCGGCGGTGCTGCTGCTGCCGACCACGATGCAGCCGAACCTGCTCGGCCAGGTGCTCGGCGCGGTGGTGGCGGCGGGGGCGTTCGCGGCGTTCCTGTCCACGTCGTCGGGTCTGCTGGTGTCGGTGGCGGGGGTGGTGTCGACGGACATCCTGCCGGGCAAGGTGCGCGACTTCCGGTGGGCGACGGTGCTGACGGGCGCGGTGGCGATCGGGTTGGCGCTGGTGCTGCCGCGGGCGGACGCGTCGTTGACGGTGGCGATGTCGTTCGCGTTGGCCGCGTCGACGTTCTGCCCGTTGTTGTTGTTGGGCATCTGGTGGCGCGGGTTGACGTGGGTCGGCGCGATGGCCGGTCTCGTGGTCGGCGGCGGGCTGGTGATCGCCTCGCAGGTGGTCACGGTGGTCAGCTCCTACACCGGGCAGTGGGCGCCGTCGGTGTTCTCGCAGCCGGCGCTGGTGACCGTGCCGGTGGCGTTCCTGACCATGGTGATGATCAGCAAGCTGACCGCGCGCCGCAAGCCCGAGGACGTGAACCAGATCCTGCTGCGGTTCCACGCCCCGGATCCGCTGGGTTTCATGCGCGACCGGGAGTCGCGCTTCGGCGGAACCGAGGAGAACTCGCGAGCGGCGCGCGGCGACGACGTGAGCCCTTCTTCCTGA
- a CDS encoding LytR/AlgR family response regulator transcription factor gives MRGTVSTPVMSSAVNNRTDSTGLLVLAVDDEAPGLSEIKYLLESSPHIRRVLTAFDAAEALRILRGDYDVEVMDRTRAGLPPVDAVFADINMPGLSGTDLARVLGAFRQPPALVFVTGVEHSEAVVAFEVGALDFVTKPINSDRVNKAISRVVDRVAATPAATPEPTAAEPQDDEVIPVELGGTIKLVPRATVRYVEAQGDYARLHTNDGASHLVRIPLAQLEERWENAGFVRIHRSYLVALPLVTELRMTSNGYAVVIGSGEGAKELPVSRRHTRELKERIVRPPKSSWG, from the coding sequence ATGCGCGGCACAGTGAGCACCCCAGTGATGAGTAGCGCAGTGAACAATCGCACGGACAGCACCGGCCTCCTCGTTCTGGCGGTGGACGACGAGGCGCCCGGTCTGAGCGAGATCAAGTACCTGCTCGAGAGCAGCCCGCACATTCGACGTGTGCTCACGGCCTTCGACGCGGCCGAGGCACTGCGCATCCTCCGGGGTGACTACGACGTCGAGGTGATGGACCGCACCCGGGCGGGGCTGCCGCCGGTCGACGCCGTGTTCGCCGACATCAACATGCCCGGCCTGAGCGGGACGGACCTCGCGCGCGTGCTGGGCGCGTTCCGCCAGCCGCCCGCGCTGGTGTTCGTCACGGGCGTCGAGCACTCGGAGGCCGTGGTGGCGTTCGAGGTGGGCGCGCTGGACTTCGTGACCAAGCCGATCAACTCCGACCGGGTCAACAAGGCGATCTCGCGGGTCGTCGACCGGGTCGCCGCGACTCCGGCGGCCACCCCGGAGCCGACCGCGGCGGAACCGCAGGACGACGAGGTGATCCCGGTCGAGCTGGGCGGCACCATCAAGCTCGTGCCCCGGGCGACCGTCCGCTACGTGGAGGCGCAGGGCGACTACGCCCGCCTGCACACCAACGACGGCGCGAGCCACCTGGTGCGCATCCCGTTGGCGCAGCTCGAGGAGCGCTGGGAGAACGCCGGGTTCGTCCGCATCCACCGGTCCTACCTGGTGGCGCTGCCACTGGTGACCGAGCTGCGGATGACGTCGAACGGCTACGCGGTGGTGATCGGCTCCGGCGAGGGCGCGAAGGAGCTGCCGGTCAGCCGGCGGCACACGCGTGAGCTGAAGGAGAGGATCGTGCGCCCCCCCAAGAGCAGTTGGGGATGA
- a CDS encoding S49 family peptidase, with protein sequence MSVTDKIAARLPRIVAERTERGPVVAAVRLHGVITPTPTPMARNTISMQTVESALTRAFEHDRLVAVALLINSPGGAPTQSALVAERVRELAAKKKVPVLAFCEDLAASGGYWLACAGDEVYAHGTSLVGSIGVVSAGFGLNGLIERYGVERRVHTAGENKVRLDPFSPEKPEDVEWLKGLQAQLHEQFVAWVRERRGAKLTATDDELFNGEVWTGAKAVELGLVDGLGTLRSVVAKRYPDAEIAIAEPRRPLLARLGLAGATTRSGDFLAEGLAALEERARWSRFGL encoded by the coding sequence ATGAGCGTGACGGACAAGATCGCGGCCCGGCTGCCCAGGATCGTCGCCGAGCGGACCGAGCGCGGACCCGTGGTGGCCGCCGTCCGACTGCACGGCGTGATCACGCCGACGCCGACACCCATGGCCCGCAACACCATCAGCATGCAGACCGTGGAGAGCGCGCTGACCCGCGCGTTCGAGCACGACCGGCTGGTCGCCGTCGCCCTGCTGATCAACTCGCCCGGTGGCGCGCCGACCCAGTCCGCGCTGGTCGCCGAGCGCGTCCGCGAGCTGGCCGCGAAGAAGAAGGTGCCGGTCCTGGCGTTCTGCGAGGACCTGGCGGCCTCCGGCGGCTACTGGCTCGCGTGCGCGGGCGACGAGGTCTACGCGCACGGCACGTCCCTGGTCGGCTCGATCGGCGTGGTGAGCGCGGGGTTCGGCCTCAACGGGCTGATCGAGCGCTACGGCGTCGAGCGGCGCGTGCACACCGCCGGGGAGAACAAGGTGCGGCTCGACCCGTTCAGCCCGGAGAAGCCCGAGGACGTCGAGTGGCTCAAGGGCCTCCAGGCGCAGCTGCACGAGCAGTTCGTGGCGTGGGTCCGGGAGCGCCGCGGCGCGAAGCTGACGGCGACGGACGACGAGCTGTTCAACGGCGAGGTGTGGACGGGCGCGAAGGCGGTCGAACTCGGGCTGGTCGACGGCCTCGGCACGCTGCGCAGCGTCGTCGCCAAGCGCTACCCGGACGCGGAGATCGCGATCGCCGAGCCGCGCCGGCCGCTCCTGGCCCGCCTCGGACTCGCCGGCGCGACCACCCGATCGGGGGACTTCCTGGCAGAGGGGTTGGCGGCGCTGGAAGAGCGGGCGCGCTGGTCGCGATTCGGGTTGTGA